In Pseudomonas glycinae, the DNA window AGGTGAGGGTGGCGGTTGCGTAATCAAAAGGTTTGACGAGTCCCCGGCGAGGATCGAGCATCGCTCGCCGGATGTTCATCAGTGCAACACTACGGTCTTGCGGGCCTCTATAAAGGTCGCGACTTTCTTGCCCCTGGCGCTTTGACCAACTTATTGGCTTTCACCAGTGCGGCACTGGGTTTCGCCCAGTGCTCCGTGGAGGGGCTGAGCAAATAAATCTGTAACCCATACTTCAGTAGCCGTAAGGTGGGAAAAAATAAGATAGAGCAGGATGCTCTGTTTCCCACTCTCTTGCGAAAGAAATTCCTTTGTTAATTTCTTCTGGAGTCATTTTTTCTGCTATTTCTGGGAGGCTTCTGCGAGCATCTTCCGGAGCGACTCCACCACCCTCTAGTTTCGAGATAAGGTAGGTTATTCCGTAAGCTTTCACTAAATCCAATGGAAAACCGTAGCTGTCAGGAAGATGGGCTACCGTCAAAGCATACCCACCCGCAGCATCGATATGGCCCATCTCAGCAGCCTTCTCAATCCAGTATCCAACTTCTTCTTTACTTGCGTTGTGTTCATACAAGAAGTTTGCATAAAGATACATGCCAGGCGCATAACCACTCTCGGCTGAGGCTTTAAACCATTTCTCAACAGCTTTCTCGCGACTACCTGGAGTCAGGAACCATCCGCCACCGTCTTGGTAAACCCCTGCAAGGACTTTCTGGGCAAACCCGTTACCAGCGTTTGCCGCTCTTTCCAGCCACTCCAAACCTTGCTTCGCTGTGAATAAAACAGTCATTGCTTCAGAATCACCTTTTTCGGCACGTTCTTTTGCAATCCTCAAAGCATGCTCTCGCCACTCTTCACCACTTTTCCCGGCACAGCTACCCATTTCTTTACATAGATCATCTGTATTGCTTAGACGTAGCATTGCGTAAAGGTCACCTTGGCTGGCTGCTGCCTCGTACCATTTCTTTGCGTCTTCTGTTATGTAGCGTTTACTAAGACGAATGGCTTCTCCTAGATAGTACTGTGCAACACTATCTCCACTCTCTGCCGCAATTTTGAGTAGCGGTTGGGAGTCGTACCAGTCACTTTGTTGGTGAAGTAAAATGCCTTTTTCTTTTGCGGCCTCTTGCTCAGTAGTTAGTTTGGCAAAAACTGAGTCGGGAAATAAAATTGAGCATGAAATTATGGCGAGAATTTTCTGAATCAAAGTTAAATCTGTCACCTCTTTTTCTGTTGGGAGTATATTGCTTTTTGAAAATGGCCAGCTTTAGGGGGGGCGCTGGCCTTTCTTGTGTTTGCTAGGTCTTAATAGCCGTATATAGGATCGAAATAGGAGAGTGGCGGGTGTGTTTTTTCCCATTCCTTTGCAAAGGAAATTCCAAGTTCAATTTCCTTGGGTTGCATTTTTTTTGCTATTTCTGGAAGGTTGAGTCTTGCCTCTTCAGGAGAAGTCGCCCCACCTTTAAGGTTTGATATTAAATATGTAAATCCGTAGGCTTTAACTAAGTCTAGAGGGAATCCATAACTATCTGGTAAGTGTGCGATGTTTAAGGCGTACCCTCCTAGTGCCTCAATATGACCGGATTCGGCCGTTTTTTTAAGCCAACGTCCTACTTCCTCTTTGCTTCCATTGTGTTCATACAGATAGTTTGCATAGAGGTACATGCCCGGAGGGTAGCCGCCTTCAGCCGATGCTTTAAACCACTTTTCTATTGCTTTCTCGCGACTGCCTGGAATCAGGAACCAGCCCTGTCCTCTTTTATAGGCACTGGCGAGTAATTGCTGAGCATAGCTATCACCAGATTCCGCAGCCCTTTCTAGCCATTCCAATCCTTGTTTGGCCGTAAACAGCACGATCATTGCCTCTGTGTCACCTTTGTCTGCACGCTCACGAGCGACTTTTATCGCATGCGCCCTCCATTCTTCACTATTTTTACCTGTGCACTCTTCCAATACCGTGCACAGATCATTTTTATTGCTGAGACGTAGCATGGCGTAAAGGTCGCCCTGCTCGGCGGCGGCCTCATACCATTTTTTGGCTTCGTCCGTCATGTAACGATTACTCAGTCGTATCGCCTCGCCTAAAAAATACTGAGCGTTACGGTCGCCAGCTTCAGCGGCGGTTTTTAAAAATGGTTGTGAGGAAGTCCATGCGCTTTGTTGGTAAAGAGCAATACCCTTATTTCTGGCTGCCGTCTGAGTTTCTGTCAACTGTCCGGCAGAAGCACAGGATAGGAACATTAAAATTAGACAGCCTAAAGTAGCTCGCTTAATCAATGTTTGGTCCTTTATAAGTGACGTTTATACCTTGGACTGGCGCGAAAGCAGGCCCTTTATATACGGTGCTATAGTCGCAATGTTTATTTAAACGAAGTCCGAGCTTCGATACCCGATCTTTGTATCTGGCTCGCATTACATTGTTGGTTTCGGTGAGTCCAAGTACTCGCTCGGCCATGAACAAATCAAGTTTTGCTTTGTTTTTACAGTATGCGAGCCCAGCTTGGCCAGGTCGTGCACCGTCTCGATTCATGCAGATAATTGCTTCTTCAAACTGTTGATTTGCATCAGGCTTACTAGATATCCACCCTAGGCATCGTTCAATTGCCTGTTGCTGCAACAGGTGTGCTTGGTCTTCATTGAAGCTCTGTTCTTCCTTTGAATCTTCTTCAACGGTAAATGGTTTTGGTGGGGCACTCAATGCCAGCAAAAGTGGCCCAAAAGCCTGTGGCTGCAGGTTGTAAACCCAATCCTGCATTTCTTGCCTATTTTCATTTCTACCGAGCGTATAAGCAATCTGCCCCCCACGATCCCCCGCAGTAAGAGCATCAAAAATCTCTTTAACAATTGCATACCCACGCACATACGCAAACGCCACATCAATTCCCGTGGCGCCGAGGAAGCTCAGTTTTTTCACGTAGGCCAAGGCTTCGGTTTCCACCCACTCCAGATCCTTGTATTGGTTCGCGGCCATTTCCTGTCGCACCAGTTCCGTCAGGGCTACGATGCTTTCGTATCCGACCTCAAAGGTCAAATAGCCTTTGACCCCAGCGCCCCAAACGAGCGCGCCTTTGATCGACAGCAAAAGACGTCCGTCGTGCACTCGCAGGTTCAGGTCTCCCGAAATACCGGCACCGACCGCCACCGCCATTTCGACTTCCAGTTTTGCCAACGGGCGCCATTGGTTGGCTGCCAGACGGTTCGGCACTGGCGCAGGCGGGAGAACGCCGGGAGGCGGGCACCAGAACAATTTGCCCGTCACCTTGCATCCAGCCTGAGCGCCAGCAAACACTTCGTACTTGCCCACCTCGCCGGTTTTCTCGGCAACGTCCACGCCAACAAGGCTGGTGTAACCGGTTTTTTGATCCAAAGACAGATCGCGTGACAGCATCAGGCTGGCGCCGGCGAAGCCCCAGGCCTTGGCTTCCAGATCCAAAGACAACTTGCCGAAATTGACGCTGCGGATACTGCCATCGTGAGCCTTGTATTTGGCGGTCCAGGGTTCAGCCTTGACCCGTTTTGGCAACTCGACCTTCAGCAGGGTCACTTCTCCGCGCCATGCGGTTACATCCAGAGCGACTTCAACGTTGGCAATTTGCGGGGCGCCATTTTTCCAGGTGGGGCCTTCCATTTTGACTTCTGTCAGCAGGTTGGCGCCTTCTGGGAGTAAGCATCTGACCAGTTGGGCCTGCGGGCTGTTGTCAAAAAGCATGAGATTACGAAGCTGTTTGTCTTCGAACACCATCGCTTTGAGGTTTTCACCCCAACGTTTGCGCTTGTCTTCAGCCTTGATGCTTTCAACTCTGTAGCCTTTGGCCTCCAGCGCAGCGAAGAATTTGTCGGGCACGAACAAGCCATGCTCGTCGAACCACGGACCTTTTTCATCGAATTGAAGTGCGCCCTCCTGATTGAGCCAGTCACTGAAAACACGATCGTCGTCGGCCTCTTTGGCGATTGACTTGGGCAAGCTGGTGGCAAGCTCTTTCAGTTGCCCCTTGAATGCATTGCCGCTGACCTGAGCCAAGTGCTTGAGGCTGATGTGGTTCAGGATCGTTGTCGACGACGCGCTGCTGAGTTCGCGCAAAGGAATGTTGGTCTTGGCAAGGCGCTCAATCGGTTTTGGCTTATAGGTTTCGGGTTCCCAGAGAAACATGCGAGGGGGCCGGATTTCCCGCACGCGGGCTTCGGCGGTCGTCTGAATCCGCTCTGCTTCGGTATTCAGCTCGTACCACTGATCTCTCAACTTGGCGAAGAGCACGCCGGGTGGCGCGGATTTGCCTCCAGTGGCCGAGACCCACTGGGAATAGCGGTCTTCAATTTTTTTTTCGAGTTCATCTCGCTTGGTGGTCAGCTCTACGAAGGCTTGGAAGTCTTCTGTACCCGCATACTGGTCGTCGGGGCTGAGGGCGAACTCGGGAACCGCGATCCCGCATTCAGCGAGTTCCACGATGGAGTTGATGTACTTGGACATCAAGTCTTTCAACGCAAGGATGTTGAGTTGTACACCCCTCAACGCCTTCCTATCGACTTCACCGGTTTCAATCAGTTTTTTGTATAGCGCCTTGTAGTCTTTCAAGTGCTCCCAGGCGGAAGCGATTTTCTTGGTGCCTGGGTCGAACATTTTGTAGCCATGGGCTTTGGCCTTGTCACGCTCTTCAATGTACTTGTCGATGGCGTCACGAGCCTTTAGCGCACGCGGGGTATAGAAGATCCCATTTTCTCGTTTGTACCCCAACGTTTTTGCTTTCGCGTCGGATACTTTTTCGAGGGTTTCCATGTTTTTCTGGTTTTTCTCGATGCGTTGTCCGGCGTGGAACATCTCGCGCTCGGCATGCATCGTAGCGTCGTTGTCACCTTTGGCTTTTGCCGCCTCCCAATCCTTACGGCATTGGGCTTTTTTGGTAGTGTCTTCGGGGATTGCCGACTTCGACTCCAGGTAACTGCTACGTTGCTCGCCTTCGAGAAAGGCTTCGGGCCCCGGTGTGAGGAAGTACTCCATCAATCCGGCATCGGCGATGTTGCTCATGCGAGTGGCTTTGTCTGCGTCGACGGTCTTCTGTTTGAGCAGGCTGACGCTTTCCTTCAGCTTTTCCGACGTGCGCTTGGGCAGCAGCCAGAATCGGCGCTGGCCGGTGACGTAGATGATGTCGTCGTAGCTACTGCTGCAACCTGGCTTCTTGTCCTTGCAGAACGTCTCGGCATCAACGGGCGCCTTTGGCGGATCCGCCGGTATAACGACTGGTGTGGGCTCTTGCGGGGTTGTTTGTTCGGACGTACCTGTCATCTCAGACTTCCAGTCGTTGTACTTTCTCGAATGCCGGCATCTCGCTGCTCAGCACGTTCATGGCGTCGGTGCGTTCTTGTAAAGGGCTCTGCCTCAGTTGCGGCAGCAAGCGCTCAAGATGCCGCCCCTCGTCAATGCCGTGATCTACCAGTAACTGCAAATTTTCCGACACCACAGGTAGTTCACTGTCGGGCAACCCATTGGCTGATTCAGCCTCCCGGGACCTGATCCAATACCACCAGCGGATTTCATCGAACGCGGCAAGCGTGTCGTCGTGCAATTGCAGGGGATACCTGAGCTCATCTTTCGCGCCGTTGGCGTCGTGTGGTCGTTCCCAGGTTCGCCATTTCTGATCTTCGACATGAGCCGGCGGCGTATGGACACTTTCCCATGGGCCGTAGAGAGCCTGTGCGGGGGCGGTCATTGCTAATGCGCTCCAGAAAGCCGGGTCGTAGAACCGCGCCAGAGAGTCTCCGTAGGATTGGGAGTTCATTCGCAACAGACGACGGGCATGCAGTAAGGAGTTTTCCGGTGTATCGCTGGAGGTCAGAAGCATGCCTGAACGATTCTCCCGGCACAGTTCAATGGCCTTGGTTGCTGCGGCGCTTCCCGGTTTCAATTGAAGCCAAAGCGGGCTGACATCATTCATTTCAGCAAAAGGCGTGTCCTGAAACAGTTTTTCCACTCCGTTCAGGTCGGATTGCTGATAGAGCTGCTCGAGGGCGTGGGGCTGGCGGACACTGTCGATAATG includes these proteins:
- a CDS encoding tetratricopeptide repeat protein; this encodes MTDLTLIQKILAIISCSILFPDSVFAKLTTEQEAAKEKGILLHQQSDWYDSQPLLKIAAESGDSVAQYYLGEAIRLSKRYITEDAKKWYEAAASQGDLYAMLRLSNTDDLCKEMGSCAGKSGEEWREHALRIAKERAEKGDSEAMTVLFTAKQGLEWLERAANAGNGFAQKVLAGVYQDGGGWFLTPGSREKAVEKWFKASAESGYAPGMYLYANFLYEHNASKEEVGYWIEKAAEMGHIDAAGGYALTVAHLPDSYGFPLDLVKAYGITYLISKLEGGGVAPEDARRSLPEIAEKMTPEEINKGISFAREWETEHPALSYFFPPYGY
- a CDS encoding tetratricopeptide repeat protein, encoding MIKRATLGCLILMFLSCASAGQLTETQTAARNKGIALYQQSAWTSSQPFLKTAAEAGDRNAQYFLGEAIRLSNRYMTDEAKKWYEAAAEQGDLYAMLRLSNKNDLCTVLEECTGKNSEEWRAHAIKVARERADKGDTEAMIVLFTAKQGLEWLERAAESGDSYAQQLLASAYKRGQGWFLIPGSREKAIEKWFKASAEGGYPPGMYLYANYLYEHNGSKEEVGRWLKKTAESGHIEALGGYALNIAHLPDSYGFPLDLVKAYGFTYLISNLKGGATSPEEARLNLPEIAKKMQPKEIELGISFAKEWEKTHPPLSYFDPIYGY
- a CDS encoding DUF4123 domain-containing protein; translation: MSAWLSQFLELPVAAAPSSSGGSRSLYCIIDSVRQPHALEQLYQQSDLNGVEKLFQDTPFAEMNDVSPLWLQLKPGSAAATKAIELCRENRSGMLLTSSDTPENSLLHARRLLRMNSQSYGDSLARFYDPAFWSALAMTAPAQALYGPWESVHTPPAHVEDQKWRTWERPHDANGAKDELRYPLQLHDDTLAAFDEIRWWYWIRSREAESANGLPDSELPVVSENLQLLVDHGIDEGRHLERLLPQLRQSPLQERTDAMNVLSSEMPAFEKVQRLEV
- a CDS encoding type II toxin-antitoxin system RelE/ParE family toxin codes for the protein MTGTSEQTTPQEPTPVVIPADPPKAPVDAETFCKDKKPGCSSSYDDIIYVTGQRRFWLLPKRTSEKLKESVSLLKQKTVDADKATRMSNIADAGLMEYFLTPGPEAFLEGEQRSSYLESKSAIPEDTTKKAQCRKDWEAAKAKGDNDATMHAEREMFHAGQRIEKNQKNMETLEKVSDAKAKTLGYKRENGIFYTPRALKARDAIDKYIEERDKAKAHGYKMFDPGTKKIASAWEHLKDYKALYKKLIETGEVDRKALRGVQLNILALKDLMSKYINSIVELAECGIAVPEFALSPDDQYAGTEDFQAFVELTTKRDELEKKIEDRYSQWVSATGGKSAPPGVLFAKLRDQWYELNTEAERIQTTAEARVREIRPPRMFLWEPETYKPKPIERLAKTNIPLRELSSASSTTILNHISLKHLAQVSGNAFKGQLKELATSLPKSIAKEADDDRVFSDWLNQEGALQFDEKGPWFDEHGLFVPDKFFAALEAKGYRVESIKAEDKRKRWGENLKAMVFEDKQLRNLMLFDNSPQAQLVRCLLPEGANLLTEVKMEGPTWKNGAPQIANVEVALDVTAWRGEVTLLKVELPKRVKAEPWTAKYKAHDGSIRSVNFGKLSLDLEAKAWGFAGASLMLSRDLSLDQKTGYTSLVGVDVAEKTGEVGKYEVFAGAQAGCKVTGKLFWCPPPGVLPPAPVPNRLAANQWRPLAKLEVEMAVAVGAGISGDLNLRVHDGRLLLSIKGALVWGAGVKGYLTFEVGYESIVALTELVRQEMAANQYKDLEWVETEALAYVKKLSFLGATGIDVAFAYVRGYAIVKEIFDALTAGDRGGQIAYTLGRNENRQEMQDWVYNLQPQAFGPLLLALSAPPKPFTVEEDSKEEQSFNEDQAHLLQQQAIERCLGWISSKPDANQQFEEAIICMNRDGARPGQAGLAYCKNKAKLDLFMAERVLGLTETNNVMRARYKDRVSKLGLRLNKHCDYSTVYKGPAFAPVQGINVTYKGPNID